AGAAACTCAGAGACTTGGTGCGTTATGATGAGAGCCTTAGCTAGGAACGGAGACGGTGAGCTCGCGATTGATATGTTCACACGGTTCAAAGAGGAAGGAAACAAACCTGACAAGGAGATATTCAAAGCGGTCTTCTTTGTGTGTGCTTCACTAGGGGACAGTAACGAAGGGTTGCTACATTTTGAATCTATGTACAAAGACTATGGGATCATCCCCTCCATGGAAGATTACGTGAGCTTAACGGAGATGTTAGCAGCATGTGGTCATTTAGAAGAGGCATTGGAGTTCGTTGAGACAATGACGGTGGAGCCAAGCGTTGAAGTGTGGGAAACACTGATGAATCTTTGTTGGGTTCATGGAGATGTAGAGCTGGGAGATAGGTTAGCTGAGTTAGTGCAGAAACTTGATGCCACAAGGATGAACAAGGAAGGTCTTGTAGCAGAGAGAGCATCAGACTCCACGAATGAGATGATGAGAGAATTGAAACGGAGACTATATCCTGAAAAGATTGGGCGCCGTACGCATGAGTTTAAAGCAGGAGACACTTCAAAACTAGAGTGTAGTGAAACTGTTCCTCTACTGAAGAGTTTGAAAGTGCATATGCTAGAGATGGGTTTTGTCCCCGCGATTAGGTTGGTTAATATTGATGGAGCTGAAGACGAGGATAAAGGGGAACAACTTCTTTTTAGAAGCGACAAGCTAGCCTTTGCTCACAGCTTCCTTAACACAAAGCCTCGTGGTCGTGTATGTGTTATGCAAAGTATGCGTATCTGTCATGATGGACATGAGACATGTAAGATGTTGACATTGATAACAGGGAGAGAACTGGTGACACGAGGTTCGAAACGATTCCATCATTTCAAAAACGGGGTCTGCTCATGCCAAGATTACTGGTGATCTCTTAAACCCTTCATGTCCTCAACATCAAATGGTGATTTTACTCAGCTTGTTAGAGATTTTTTCTTCCGTCCttcatttaatatatgttttaagagaATTATTAGCCCTGTTCTTTTACAAGACGCTGAGATCGGCGGTTGcgtcaaaataaatatactacAACGAAAGGAAATTGAACGTGTTTTGAGAAAAACATCAGACGCCAACAAA
The window above is part of the Brassica napus cultivar Da-Ae chromosome C3, Da-Ae, whole genome shotgun sequence genome. Proteins encoded here:
- the LOC106405469 gene encoding pentatricopeptide repeat-containing protein At2g34370, mitochondrial codes for the protein MMRKTCSRIVRFSTPYFRWGTQISSRCFSSRGQSHDLTTKITTSSLRDVFTRPTWQQSQIFVQCKRVSSHASDDHGSVTVETLDALCKEGRVLEAVEAVQILKNKGYVVDLPRLLGLAKLCGETAVLEEAKVVHDFINGSVSTPLNVASHNTILKMYCDCESTEDALNVFKEMSERNSETWCVMMRALARNGDGELAIDMFTRFKEEGNKPDKEIFKAVFFVCASLGDSNEGLLHFESMYKDYGIIPSMEDYVSLTEMLAACGHLEEALEFVETMTVEPSVEVWETLMNLCWVHGDVELGDRLAELVQKLDATRMNKEGLVAERASDSTNEMMRELKRRLYPEKIGRRTHEFKAGDTSKLECSETVPLLKSLKVHMLEMGFVPAIRLVNIDGAEDEDKGEQLLFRSDKLAFAHSFLNTKPRGRVCVMQSMRICHDGHETCKMLTLITGRELVTRGSKRFHHFKNGVCSCQDYW